A portion of the Paucilactobacillus hokkaidonensis JCM 18461 genome contains these proteins:
- a CDS encoding glucose-6-phosphate isomerase: MAHISFDSSNLSKFIQDNELGEMQAMVNAADEQLRKGTGAGAAYTDWLHLPTNYDQAEFARIKQVATKIKSDSKVLVVIGIGGSYLGARAAVDFLNGAFFQAQLDEDRTAPQILFAGNSISSSYVYDLIKLIGDRDFSVNVISKSGTTTEPSIAFRIFKDLLIKKYGQAEANKRIYATTDKQKGALKTEANAEGYESFIIPDGVGGRYSVLTAVGLLPIAAAGADIDQLMAGAASAEKEYSSADLADNEAYQYAAYRNILYRKGYTTELLENYEPTMTMFAEWWKQLAGESEGKDQKGIYPSSANFSTDLHSLGQYIQEGRRNLMETVVKVGEPVHDMTIPSEESDLDGLGYLQGKTMDFVNTKAYQAVVLAHIDGGVPVMTVNIPRQDEFTLGYLIYFFEVAIGVSGYLNGINPFNQPGVEAYKTNMFGLLGKPGFEEIGSALRKRIE, encoded by the coding sequence ATGGCACATATTTCTTTTGATAGTTCTAATTTAAGCAAATTTATTCAGGATAATGAACTTGGTGAGATGCAAGCAATGGTGAATGCTGCTGATGAACAGCTCAGAAAGGGAACTGGTGCTGGAGCTGCTTACACTGATTGGCTGCACTTACCAACTAACTATGATCAAGCTGAATTTGCACGAATTAAACAGGTAGCTACTAAAATTAAGTCGGATTCGAAGGTCTTAGTTGTAATTGGAATTGGTGGCTCTTACTTAGGTGCACGTGCTGCAGTTGATTTCTTGAATGGTGCTTTTTTCCAAGCGCAACTTGATGAAGATCGGACGGCACCACAAATATTGTTTGCCGGTAATTCAATTAGTTCATCGTACGTCTACGATCTAATCAAATTGATTGGTGATCGTGATTTTTCTGTCAATGTAATTTCTAAATCAGGAACGACGACAGAACCTTCAATCGCTTTTCGAATTTTTAAAGATTTGTTGATTAAAAAATATGGACAAGCAGAAGCGAATAAACGGATTTATGCAACTACTGATAAGCAAAAGGGTGCTTTAAAGACTGAGGCCAACGCCGAGGGTTACGAAAGCTTTATTATTCCTGATGGTGTTGGTGGTCGTTATTCAGTGCTAACTGCAGTTGGTCTATTGCCAATTGCTGCAGCTGGAGCTGACATTGATCAATTAATGGCTGGAGCTGCTAGTGCTGAAAAAGAATATAGCAGTGCAGACTTAGCCGACAATGAGGCCTATCAGTATGCTGCTTATCGAAATATCTTATACCGTAAAGGTTATACAACAGAATTACTAGAAAACTATGAGCCAACCATGACGATGTTTGCTGAGTGGTGGAAACAATTAGCTGGTGAATCTGAAGGAAAGGACCAAAAGGGAATCTATCCTTCTTCAGCTAACTTCTCCACTGATTTACATTCATTAGGACAATATATTCAAGAGGGTCGGCGTAATTTGATGGAAACGGTTGTTAAAGTGGGCGAGCCAGTCCATGATATGACAATTCCTAGTGAAGAAAGCGATCTAGACGGATTAGGATACTTACAAGGTAAGACAATGGATTTTGTTAATACAAAGGCCTATCAAGCAGTTGTATTAGCCCATATTGATGGTGGTGTGCCAGTAATGACAGTCAACATTCCACGTCAGGATGAATTTACCCTTGGATACTTGATTTACTTCTTTGAAGTGGCAATTGGAGTTTCTGGTTATCTGAATGGTATTAACCCATTCAATCAGCCAGGGGTTGAAGCCTATAAGACAAATATGTTTGGCTTGTTAGGTAAACCAGGCTTTGAAGAAATTGGGTCTGCTTTGCGTAAACGGATTGAATAA
- a CDS encoding MIP/aquaporin family protein — protein sequence MHGLIGELLGTCVLIVIGTGAGAGIHLRGSYASGQAHDWFYVSFVWGIAVTMGVYVAASLGSLGHLNPAITIAYALFGLFPWNNVIPYLIGQFIGAFIGAAIVIIQFYPHFLVTKNEKNGNSVGIFATLPAIKNPLFNFFSEVIATFFFVLMLLNLGNFTQGLKPIIVGLVIFVIGAGLGTTTGFAINPARDWGPRLAYTILPVPHKGSSYWNYAWVPMVGPISGAVLATGLQVILK from the coding sequence ATGCATGGATTAATTGGAGAACTATTAGGTACTTGCGTTTTAATCGTTATTGGTACTGGTGCGGGGGCTGGAATCCATTTACGTGGTTCGTATGCTAGTGGCCAGGCACATGACTGGTTTTACGTTTCCTTTGTCTGGGGCATTGCAGTGACGATGGGAGTATATGTGGCAGCATCGCTAGGATCGTTGGGCCATTTAAATCCTGCCATTACGATTGCGTATGCTTTATTTGGATTATTTCCGTGGAATAACGTTATTCCTTACTTAATTGGGCAATTTATTGGAGCCTTTATCGGCGCAGCAATAGTGATTATTCAATTTTATCCTCATTTTCTGGTTACCAAAAATGAGAAGAATGGTAATTCTGTTGGTATTTTTGCAACGTTACCAGCAATTAAAAATCCATTATTTAACTTTTTTAGCGAAGTGATTGCAACTTTCTTTTTTGTTTTAATGCTACTTAATCTTGGCAATTTTACCCAAGGATTAAAGCCGATTATAGTTGGGCTTGTTATTTTTGTTATTGGAGCTGGACTCGGGACCACAACTGGTTTCGCAATTAATCCGGCCCGCGATTGGGGTCCACGATTAGCTTATACGATCTTGCCCGTACCACATAAAGGATCTAGTTATTGGAATTATGCCTGGGTTCCAATGGTTGGACCAATTAGTGGGGCTGTGTTAGCTACTGGACTACAGGTGATATTGAAATGA
- a CDS encoding ABC transporter ATP-binding protein/permease, which translates to MAFLELHDIHKSYFLGKEEFPVLNGIDLDFELGEFVSILGESGGGKSTLMNIIGGLDRNFDGEVDVNGQPLDHKKEKQLDDYRRGTIGYIYQSYNLITHLNIVDNVLVSLNMTDLSKSARKQRAIELLQKVGLGDQLKKHPNQLSGGQKQRVAIARALASDPEIVIADEPTGALDSKNTAEVLELLEGIAADGKLVITVTHSQNVANHGTRIVQLTDGKIGEDTRLKEAYPTNDHQPEFKPKILSAGASYRNAFQHLSYNFWRNSLIMLGTAIGLFAVLLFSGVGNGVNAFIQDQINSMINPNSITVLKNPTGKNLSTTELQQSLSQYSSNPSKLLLSDHQINTLKKVKNVDKVEAGYQFSAFTVSYNGKNNSGQSLQTWTKAYASDTIKTGHAPKNNEIVIDKSQAIALSSQKKYKSLLGKTVKLSFAWVDKNNNPVQVTGNLKIVGFANGGQAGAITATNYSTMRNLLNNANGATQANFASVNVKNADKVKSVSKDIRNTKENNKYVFGAITVGDILDTVNQYVSIASIVLASIAGISLIVSALMIIVSMYMSVSERTKEIGILRALGERKKDIRRLFTAESILIGLFSAVLALVLAYAGSLALNHVLYGIVKFNMVQITWGNVVFTFVMAIVISFLAALLPARRASRLNPIDALSAD; encoded by the coding sequence TTGGCATTTCTAGAGCTACATGACATCCATAAATCTTACTTTCTTGGCAAAGAAGAATTTCCAGTTTTAAACGGAATTGATCTAGATTTTGAATTAGGAGAATTTGTCTCCATTTTAGGTGAATCTGGTGGTGGTAAATCCACGTTAATGAACATTATCGGTGGCCTTGACAGGAATTTTGATGGTGAAGTAGACGTTAATGGTCAGCCCCTAGACCATAAAAAAGAAAAACAACTTGATGATTATCGGCGCGGTACAATTGGCTATATTTACCAATCCTACAACCTGATTACACATTTAAATATTGTTGATAATGTTTTAGTTTCATTGAATATGACTGATTTAAGCAAGAGTGCAAGGAAACAACGGGCTATTGAACTGTTACAAAAAGTAGGCCTTGGCGATCAGTTAAAAAAGCACCCTAATCAATTATCAGGTGGTCAAAAACAACGTGTGGCAATTGCTCGTGCATTGGCAAGTGATCCAGAAATTGTGATTGCGGATGAACCAACCGGCGCACTGGACTCTAAGAACACTGCTGAGGTATTGGAATTACTTGAAGGTATTGCAGCAGACGGTAAGTTAGTCATTACCGTCACCCATTCTCAGAATGTGGCCAATCACGGTACTAGAATTGTTCAATTGACAGACGGTAAAATTGGTGAGGATACACGCCTAAAAGAAGCCTACCCTACTAATGATCATCAACCTGAATTTAAACCTAAAATTTTATCTGCAGGTGCAAGTTATCGGAATGCCTTTCAGCATTTATCATATAACTTCTGGCGCAACTCACTCATCATGCTAGGAACCGCTATTGGTTTGTTCGCCGTTTTACTATTCAGTGGCGTGGGTAATGGAGTTAACGCATTTATTCAGGATCAAATTAATTCGATGATTAACCCAAATTCAATTACAGTATTAAAGAATCCAACAGGTAAAAACCTGAGTACTACCGAGCTACAACAATCATTAAGCCAATATTCAAGTAACCCGTCTAAATTATTGTTGTCCGATCATCAAATCAATACCTTAAAAAAGGTCAAAAACGTTGATAAGGTTGAAGCTGGTTATCAATTTAGTGCATTTACCGTTTCGTATAATGGTAAAAATAATAGCGGGCAAAGTTTACAAACTTGGACTAAGGCCTATGCCAGTGACACCATTAAAACTGGTCATGCACCCAAAAATAATGAAATCGTAATTGATAAGTCACAGGCCATTGCGCTTTCTAGTCAGAAAAAATATAAGAGTTTATTAGGTAAAACAGTTAAATTATCATTTGCATGGGTCGATAAAAATAACAATCCAGTACAAGTTACTGGTAACTTAAAAATTGTCGGCTTTGCCAACGGTGGTCAAGCTGGTGCTATTACCGCTACCAATTATAGTACAATGCGTAATCTATTAAACAATGCTAACGGTGCTACCCAGGCCAACTTTGCTTCTGTCAATGTTAAAAATGCAGATAAGGTTAAGTCTGTCTCTAAAGATATTCGTAATACTAAAGAGAATAACAAATATGTCTTTGGTGCCATTACAGTTGGTGATATTCTCGATACGGTCAACCAATACGTTAGCATCGCATCAATTGTGCTTGCGTCAATCGCTGGAATTTCATTAATTGTTTCGGCATTAATGATTATTGTCAGCATGTACATGTCGGTTTCAGAACGAACGAAAGAAATTGGTATTTTGCGAGCACTAGGTGAACGAAAAAAGGATATTCGTAGATTATTCACAGCCGAATCAATCCTGATTGGATTATTCTCTGCCGTTCTAGCGCTGGTACTGGCGTATGCTGGCAGCCTCGCACTTAATCATGTGCTCTATGGCATTGTTAAGTTCAATATGGTTCAAATCACTTGGGGCAATGTCGTCTTTACATTCGTGATGGCAATTGTTATCTCCTTTTTAGCAGCTTTATTGCCTGCAAGAAGAGCTTCACGTTTGAACCCAATAGATGCATTGTCGGCTGATTAA
- a CDS encoding GRP family sugar transporter, whose translation MAILIALIPALAWGSIGLISGKLGGTPIQQTLGMTTGAVLFGLLTWFIYHPEMTGKVWLSGLLSGLFWSVGQSQQFTSMKAIGISKTVPISTGLQLAGNALAGVLLFHEWKTGHMIVVGTIAVIVLISGAVLTSLRDRANVSDTASGHDNVSAGTRAIALSTLGYILYTIIVNYANVNAKAVVLPQAVGMLAGAMIFALMTHSGKDILKKESYKNVITGLVWGTGNLFMFLSIPAVGLAISYSLAQSGIVISTFGSIFLLGEKKTSKEMLYVVLGSILVIVGSALLGSLK comes from the coding sequence ATGGCAATCTTAATCGCACTAATTCCGGCACTCGCCTGGGGCAGTATTGGATTAATTAGTGGTAAATTAGGTGGTACCCCAATTCAACAAACATTAGGGATGACGACAGGAGCCGTTTTATTTGGGCTCTTGACTTGGTTTATCTATCACCCTGAAATGACAGGTAAAGTATGGCTTTCAGGATTACTTTCTGGTTTATTTTGGTCAGTTGGTCAGAGTCAACAGTTTACCTCGATGAAGGCAATCGGAATTTCCAAGACAGTACCGATTTCAACTGGATTACAGTTGGCCGGGAATGCGTTAGCTGGTGTGCTCTTGTTTCATGAGTGGAAAACGGGCCATATGATTGTCGTTGGTACAATTGCGGTGATCGTTTTAATTTCTGGAGCTGTATTAACATCACTACGAGATCGGGCTAATGTTAGTGATACTGCGAGTGGACATGATAATGTTTCAGCAGGAACACGAGCAATTGCGTTATCAACTTTAGGATACATTCTATATACGATTATCGTTAATTATGCTAATGTTAATGCTAAGGCAGTCGTATTGCCGCAAGCAGTTGGAATGTTAGCTGGTGCAATGATCTTTGCACTAATGACCCATTCTGGTAAAGATATTCTTAAAAAGGAATCTTATAAGAATGTTATTACCGGATTAGTGTGGGGCACTGGGAATTTGTTTATGTTTCTTTCAATTCCGGCAGTTGGCCTAGCAATTAGCTATTCATTGGCACAAAGTGGGATTGTGATTTCAACATTTGGTAGTATTTTCTTACTGGGTGAAAAGAAAACCAGTAAAGAGATGCTCTACGTTGTTTTAGGATCGATCTTAGTTATTGTGGGATCTGCATTATTAGGTAGTTTAAAGTAG
- a CDS encoding chloride channel protein encodes MYKRTFIFGYGFFLSAVAGTLLGLFYVAQNFLIDYFWQGSFFQPLRNAIVITFIALVIIFSRKFFGQLPQNFSNVMVEIRQTGTADYRFVLLQMIIPAIILVSGTSLGPEATLMSSTILYGVWISDKLRYIDVHFLSLKKESFLKRVYIILIPHRYLLHKQNIPNHNGVFLTKRFTKITYFLSGVACFAGTLIYFREPSFIIRIGTSQWHTNELNWFIPLLIGSYLLGNVYLQIMIQLRKILQARLYNTIQMVIFGGIAIYIASLIAPDLLFSGQHNFHLFTTAWQNQTPIYLAVMSFAKLLLLTICLNTGWIGGDIFPVIFAATAQGFAIGTIIPNLDHTYVAVVVAIGMASAILESPMLVGSLMAIFFAPLNLVPIILIATILLMEVRSIQKRYTKYIPTVFDQMQK; translated from the coding sequence GTGTACAAACGAACATTTATATTTGGATATGGATTCTTTTTAAGCGCAGTAGCCGGAACGTTACTAGGCTTATTTTACGTGGCCCAGAATTTCCTAATTGATTATTTTTGGCAAGGTTCCTTCTTCCAACCACTTAGAAATGCTATTGTAATCACATTCATCGCCTTAGTAATTATTTTTTCACGTAAATTTTTTGGACAACTACCACAAAACTTCAGCAACGTAATGGTTGAAATTAGACAAACCGGTACCGCAGATTACCGATTTGTCTTGCTGCAAATGATCATTCCTGCAATTATCTTAGTCAGTGGTACCAGTTTAGGCCCTGAAGCCACACTGATGAGCTCAACTATTTTATACGGTGTCTGGATTAGTGACAAACTAAGATATATTGATGTGCATTTCTTATCACTTAAAAAAGAATCATTTTTAAAACGCGTTTATATTATCCTCATTCCGCATCGCTATCTCTTGCACAAACAAAATATACCTAACCATAACGGTGTTTTTCTAACCAAGAGATTTACAAAAATCACGTACTTTTTAAGTGGCGTGGCCTGTTTTGCTGGCACTTTAATCTACTTCCGTGAGCCCTCTTTTATTATTAGAATTGGTACTTCCCAATGGCATACCAATGAATTGAACTGGTTTATTCCACTGCTTATCGGCAGCTATTTGCTAGGCAATGTGTATCTGCAAATTATGATACAATTGCGCAAAATATTACAAGCCCGCCTATACAATACAATTCAAATGGTAATATTTGGTGGTATCGCCATCTATATAGCCAGCTTAATCGCTCCGGATTTATTATTTTCCGGTCAACATAACTTTCACTTATTTACAACAGCTTGGCAAAATCAAACACCTATTTATCTTGCAGTAATGTCTTTTGCTAAGCTTTTGTTATTAACAATCTGTTTAAACACGGGTTGGATTGGCGGTGATATTTTTCCAGTTATCTTTGCTGCCACAGCTCAAGGCTTTGCGATTGGTACAATTATTCCCAATTTAGACCATACGTATGTGGCTGTCGTCGTAGCGATTGGGATGGCTTCTGCAATCCTTGAATCACCGATGCTTGTAGGCAGTTTGATGGCAATTTTCTTTGCCCCTCTAAATTTAGTTCCAATTATACTGATTGCTACTATATTATTAATGGAAGTAAGATCCATTCAAAAACGATACACAAAATACATTCCAACGGTCTTCGATCAAATGCAAAAATGA
- a CDS encoding MFS transporter gives MSGIDNTIINTALPAIISDLHGIELMGWIVAIFLLGTAVSTPLWSKLGEHIGNKQAYQIAAIFFVVGSFLQGMSPNIIFLIASRAVAGIGNGGLISLPYIIYASLYKNPRKRMQVLGFVSASYSMATIIGPLVGGYIVDSFSWHWVFYINVPIGLISAILVQIYYKSTKNVHKTSPVDYLGAILMTIGLIGLLSGIEMIGTTSWKIIGPVFIIAFIFLTALIYFESKAADPIIPSRLFKNRSLLIDFTLFALIWGAFLGFLTYVPMWAQGILGTTALIGGATQIPSSFTNFMGSGSVAPLRKYFTPQKVITTGIITLTLSFILLLIMGVKTPYWILLVAGMFEGFGNGMCFNELQVKVQQDADLNDIPVATSFSFLIRMLSQTFMASIFGIIMNHALYAGVLKSGGAITMKMMNKLSDAASVSSLPAHLIPAMRIILHNGLQNIMFVALVLMLISLSVNIWGLHLEKQKHVTL, from the coding sequence ATGAGTGGTATTGATAACACAATCATTAACACCGCACTACCAGCCATCATTTCAGACCTCCATGGCATTGAATTAATGGGCTGGATTGTTGCTATCTTTTTACTTGGAACTGCTGTCAGCACACCTCTATGGAGCAAACTCGGCGAACATATCGGCAACAAGCAAGCTTACCAAATTGCCGCAATTTTTTTCGTTGTTGGTTCTTTTTTACAAGGAATGTCACCCAACATTATTTTTTTGATTGCTTCACGAGCAGTTGCAGGAATTGGTAACGGTGGCCTAATTTCTTTACCATATATTATTTATGCCAGTTTGTACAAGAATCCACGTAAAAGAATGCAAGTGCTTGGTTTTGTTTCAGCCAGTTATAGTATGGCCACCATCATTGGCCCACTTGTTGGTGGTTATATTGTTGATTCATTTAGCTGGCACTGGGTCTTTTACATCAATGTTCCTATTGGATTAATCTCAGCAATTCTTGTTCAAATCTATTACAAGTCAACTAAGAATGTCCATAAAACAAGTCCAGTGGATTATCTTGGCGCAATCCTCATGACGATCGGCCTAATTGGGCTATTATCTGGAATTGAAATGATTGGCACCACCAGTTGGAAGATCATCGGTCCTGTCTTTATAATCGCATTTATCTTCTTAACCGCTTTAATTTATTTTGAAAGTAAAGCAGCAGATCCAATTATTCCAAGCCGTTTATTTAAAAACCGTTCCTTACTAATCGATTTCACCCTCTTTGCATTAATTTGGGGTGCCTTCCTAGGTTTTCTAACTTATGTTCCAATGTGGGCCCAAGGAATTTTAGGAACCACTGCATTGATTGGAGGAGCTACCCAAATTCCAAGTTCCTTTACCAACTTCATGGGTTCCGGATCAGTCGCGCCCTTACGAAAATATTTCACCCCACAAAAAGTGATCACCACCGGAATCATTACGTTAACCCTTTCGTTCATTTTATTGCTCATCATGGGTGTCAAAACACCTTACTGGATTTTACTAGTTGCCGGGATGTTTGAAGGTTTCGGAAATGGAATGTGTTTCAATGAATTACAAGTTAAAGTACAGCAAGATGCAGATTTAAATGATATTCCGGTGGCTACATCATTTAGTTTTTTGATCCGCATGCTAAGCCAAACATTTATGGCCTCAATTTTCGGAATTATTATGAATCATGCATTATACGCCGGTGTTCTTAAATCAGGTGGTGCCATTACAATGAAAATGATGAATAAGCTTAGTGATGCTGCTAGTGTCAGTTCACTACCAGCTCACTTGATCCCAGCAATGCGGATTATTTTGCATAATGGCCTACAAAATATTATGTTTGTCGCTCTAGTTTTAATGCTTATTTCACTTAGTGTTAACATTTGGGGATTACACTTAGAAAAACAAAAACATGTCACCCTGTAA